CCGCGGCGTCCAGCCGGAGCCCGGATCGGTTATTTCGAGGCTGGTGTCCAGCAAGCCGTACAGCGTGACCGAGCCCGAACCCGCGTTCGGTGCCGCCAGGCTCTGCGCGCAACACAGCAGCGCCACGCCGCCGGCGCCTGCGCACCGGACCACGCGGCGGACCCACGTGGCGACGTGCGCTACCGGCGCCCGTGTTCGTGGCGGCTCATTGAGTGAAGATCTCGCGGCGCTGACCAGATGAACTCCTCCATGCGGACGTCCAACGTGCGTTCCTGACACGATCAGCTGTCGTGTTCAGACAGGTCGCTCGTCAGTCCAGCGTCGAAACATAACAGACCTGAGCCGGTTTGCAATTTTCGTCTCCATGATCCGGAGCGGCGAGGCGCGCCGCGTCGGCGCTCGCCGCGGTTCACCCGGTCCGCACGCCGGCGTGACGCATCGTCCTTCACGCGCCGCCCGTGTTTTTCCACCTGCCTCAATGCGTCCCGTACTCGTCGTGGCGGCGCCACCAGACACCCGCTTCATTGCGTCCCTTGGGTGCGCGGTCGAGCCATTGATACATGCCCCACAATGCATCCACGCCGCGCCCATACGTGGAATACGTGTGATACACGACACCGTCTTCGAGTACGAACGCGCTCATGCCGGGCCTGTCGAGCGAGTACGTCGGCGCATCGGTGCCGCAGGCGGCCGCGAACTCGACGACGGGCGCCGGCGCCGGCAGCGCGTCCATCGCATGGCCGCCGCGCTGGAAGTTGTAGTCGACGCTGCCTTCGCGCTGCTGCTGCTCGGTGAACGAGACATTGACGTCGAAGTTGAAGTCGCTGCCGGCCGAGGACGCCCACGGAAACGTCCATCCCATGCGCCGCTTGTAAGCCTGCAGCTTCGCGAGCGGCGCGCGCGATACCGCCGTCAGCGTGACATCGTGATTCGCGA
Above is a genomic segment from Paraburkholderia aromaticivorans containing:
- a CDS encoding DUF899 domain-containing protein yields the protein MATTHPIGTRQAWLAARLELLEAEKALTRQSDELARQRQALPWVRVDKAYRFETDDGSVSLAGLFGGRSQLLVYHFMFGPDYTAGCPSCSAVADGFDGSVVHLANHDVTLTAVSRAPLAKLQAYKRRMGWTFPWASSAGSDFNFDVNVSFTEQQQREGSVDYNFQRGGHAMDALPAPAPVVEFAAACGTDAPTYSLDRPGMSAFVLEDGVVYHTYSTYGRGVDALWGMYQWLDRAPKGRNEAGVWWRRHDEYGTH